In Thermoanaerobaculales bacterium, one DNA window encodes the following:
- a CDS encoding ABC transporter permease: MSRAALTLARLDLRQTLADRSAVMWMFIMPVVFATFFGMVMGGGSDPTTAQVKLTVVDEDRGELARMLIDDLAGARLAIAEIPPEAAGSTPDKTRTLVIPKGFTERVLAGDQVTLVLERDPGSNSEASLAAQARIAGAIARLIGRLVEAQAASETEGPAELGAVLATAGAVDVVTVESRYAGKARVAPGGFAHSVPGNTVMFVMLVALTYGAGSVSAERMSGMLRRIATSPVSKADIILGKIIGRMAVAAVQVTVLVLVCLLGARFFGEGLGGRPLAVWAILILFGATVAPLGVAVGGFIRDPDRAANVGVMATLGMAALGGCWWPIEVVSPALQKVALLFPTGWAMRALHGVISFGEGLQGVAVPLAALALYGLAFTAAAARLLRAD, from the coding sequence TCGCCACCTTCTTCGGGATGGTGATGGGCGGCGGCTCCGACCCGACCACCGCGCAGGTCAAGCTGACCGTGGTCGACGAGGACCGCGGCGAGCTCGCCAGGATGCTCATCGACGACCTCGCGGGCGCGCGCCTGGCGATCGCCGAGATCCCTCCCGAGGCCGCGGGCTCGACCCCGGACAAGACCCGCACCCTGGTCATCCCGAAGGGCTTCACCGAGCGGGTGCTGGCCGGAGACCAGGTGACACTGGTTCTCGAGCGCGACCCCGGCAGCAACTCCGAGGCCTCGCTCGCCGCCCAGGCCCGGATCGCGGGCGCGATCGCCCGGCTCATCGGCCGGCTGGTCGAGGCGCAGGCGGCGTCGGAAACCGAGGGACCGGCAGAGCTCGGCGCCGTGCTCGCCACTGCCGGTGCGGTTGACGTGGTGACGGTGGAGTCCCGCTATGCGGGCAAGGCCCGCGTCGCGCCGGGCGGCTTCGCGCACTCGGTGCCGGGCAACACCGTCATGTTCGTGATGCTGGTCGCGCTCACCTACGGCGCCGGCAGCGTCAGCGCCGAACGCATGAGCGGCATGCTGCGCCGGATCGCCACCAGCCCGGTGTCGAAGGCCGACATCATCCTCGGCAAGATCATCGGCCGCATGGCGGTCGCCGCGGTTCAGGTCACCGTCCTCGTGCTGGTCTGTCTCCTCGGCGCCCGCTTCTTCGGCGAGGGGCTCGGCGGCCGGCCGCTCGCGGTCTGGGCGATCCTGATCCTGTTCGGGGCGACGGTGGCGCCGCTCGGCGTCGCGGTCGGCGGCTTCATCCGCGATCCCGACCGCGCCGCGAACGTCGGCGTGATGGCGACGCTGGGCATGGCCGCCCTCGGCGGCTGCTGGTGGCCGATCGAGGTGGTGTCCCCGGCGCTGCAGAAGGTCGCCCTGCTGTTTCCGACCGGCTGGGCGATGCGCGCCCTGCACGGCGTGATCTCGTTCGGCGAGGGGCTGCAAGGAGTGGCAGTGCCGCTCGCGGCGCTCGCGCTCTACGGCCTCGCTTTCACCGCCGCCGCCGCCCGCCTGCTGCGCGCCGACTGA
- a CDS encoding CGNR zinc finger domain-containing protein, giving the protein MAEPTFQFDAGSLCLDFANALAARLEPPADSVLAYADLVAWAVQAGVLAPGQGQRLLERARREREKAAAAVRRAAELRAAIFLAFARIAEGQPPDAEGLGAINRLLAEALPHLRLRPGEARCRWEWLVPEGTVDQMLWPVVRSAADLLTSERVERVRECASETCSWLFLDGSRNGRRKWCDMASCGNRAKARRYYERHHRG; this is encoded by the coding sequence ATGGCCGAGCCGACCTTCCAGTTCGATGCTGGCAGCCTCTGTCTGGACTTCGCGAACGCTCTCGCGGCCCGCCTCGAGCCGCCGGCGGACTCGGTCCTCGCGTACGCGGACCTCGTCGCGTGGGCGGTGCAGGCCGGCGTCCTCGCCCCGGGCCAGGGCCAGCGGTTGCTCGAGCGCGCGCGCCGCGAACGAGAGAAAGCGGCAGCGGCGGTGCGGCGCGCCGCGGAGCTTCGTGCGGCGATCTTCCTCGCCTTCGCGCGGATCGCCGAGGGACAGCCGCCGGACGCCGAAGGCCTCGGCGCGATCAACCGACTCCTCGCCGAGGCGCTGCCGCACCTGCGCCTGCGGCCGGGTGAGGCGCGCTGCCGCTGGGAGTGGTTGGTTCCCGAGGGCACCGTCGATCAGATGCTGTGGCCGGTGGTGCGGTCGGCCGCCGATCTGCTGACCTCGGAGCGCGTCGAGCGCGTGCGGGAGTGCGCCTCTGAGACCTGCTCGTGGCTGTTTCTCGACGGCAGCCGCAACGGCCGCCGCAAGTGGTGCGACATGGCGAGCTGCGGCAACCGGGCCAAGGCGCGGCGCTACTACGAGCGGCACCATCGCGGCTGA
- a CDS encoding SpoIIE family protein phosphatase, translating to MTDALIPQPGLSELERRALRSSLSDRRERLAALPTAALGPRVASLLAEVDAALDRLEGPDFGACTRCDGHVEADRLRANPLTTVCLDCLSEPERRALERDLELASRVQASLLPPWDFSSGDWSGHFLYQPHGAVSGDYVDVLAPGGPNDDLLVMVGDVSGKGVAAALLMSHLHAVFRATAGSCLVEMVERANRLLCAASPTGAFATLVAARLQPDGEVELCTAGHTSPIVVAASGITELPADSMPIGLFSDAPFATRRLRLAPGDALVLYTDGLTESTSADGVELGGEGVRAALAAASWRTPAELVRTASAAALGFHRHDDLTVLAVTRRSAN from the coding sequence ATGACCGATGCTCTCATTCCCCAGCCGGGCCTCAGCGAGCTCGAGCGCCGCGCCCTGCGCAGCTCGCTTTCTGACCGCCGCGAGCGGCTGGCGGCGCTGCCGACCGCCGCGCTCGGGCCGCGCGTCGCCAGCCTGCTCGCCGAGGTCGATGCCGCCCTTGACCGGCTCGAGGGCCCGGACTTCGGGGCGTGCACCCGCTGCGACGGCCACGTCGAGGCGGACCGGCTCCGCGCCAACCCGCTGACCACCGTCTGCCTCGACTGTCTGAGCGAGCCGGAGCGGCGCGCGCTCGAGCGCGATCTCGAGCTGGCGTCGCGAGTGCAGGCCTCGCTGCTGCCGCCGTGGGACTTCTCATCCGGCGACTGGAGCGGCCACTTCCTCTACCAGCCGCACGGCGCGGTGAGCGGCGACTACGTGGACGTGCTCGCCCCGGGCGGGCCGAACGATGACCTCCTAGTCATGGTCGGCGACGTTTCCGGCAAGGGCGTCGCCGCCGCCCTGCTGATGTCGCACCTGCACGCGGTGTTCCGGGCGACGGCCGGGTCGTGCCTGGTCGAGATGGTCGAGCGTGCCAATCGCCTGCTCTGCGCCGCCTCGCCGACCGGCGCCTTCGCCACCCTGGTGGCGGCCCGGCTGCAGCCCGACGGCGAGGTCGAGCTGTGCACCGCCGGCCACACCTCGCCGATCGTCGTCGCCGCCTCCGGCATCACCGAGCTGCCCGCCGACAGCATGCCGATCGGCCTCTTCTCCGACGCTCCCTTCGCCACCCGTCGGCTCCGCCTCGCGCCCGGCGACGCCCTCGTGCTGTACACCGACGGCCTCACCGAGAGCACGTCGGCCGACGGCGTCGAACTCGGGGGCGAGGGCGTACGCGCGGCGCTCGCGGCGGCCTCCTGGAGGACTCCGGCCGAGCTGGTGCGGACGGCGAGCGCGGCCGCGCTCGGCTTTCACCGCCACGACGACTTGACGGTGCTCGCCGTGACTCGCCGCTCAGCCAACTGA
- a CDS encoding MATE family efflux transporter, translating into MSRALEPPRRADLAAMLRLAVPVVAVQVGMMLMGVVDTMVVGRLSAEALAAVALGNLAVMTVSAFAIGLLLALDPVVAQAVGARDEPAVRRAVQRGLLLAAAITVPATLLLLPVEPIMTLLRQPPGTVPIAAGYVYRSLPGLLPFFGFVVLRQTLQAHERMRPIVVVMIAANLLNLALDIVLVFGLLGAPAMGAFGSAWATSACRFVLFFGVLAADRRELLPLLSRVDPETLRLQPLLAMARLGAPIGIQIQLELAAFGIIGLLMGGLGTVEMAAHQVAINLASLTFMVPLGVASAAAVRVGHAVGRSDGPGVRRAAASALACGVGFMACTALAFLGLPRGLAGAYTSDAAVIAVAAALIPIAGVFQVFDGIQVVSSGILRGLGDTRAPMVVNVLGFWLVGLPVSLALGFHVGLGPRGLWWGLVAGLAAVACLLLLRIASRLTRPLARVVVDEPSVG; encoded by the coding sequence ATGAGCCGCGCCCTCGAGCCGCCGCGCCGCGCCGACCTTGCCGCCATGCTCCGGCTGGCGGTGCCGGTGGTCGCGGTGCAGGTCGGGATGATGCTGATGGGCGTGGTCGACACCATGGTCGTGGGCCGGCTGTCGGCCGAGGCGCTCGCGGCCGTCGCCCTCGGCAACCTCGCCGTGATGACGGTTTCGGCGTTCGCGATCGGGCTCTTGCTCGCGCTCGACCCGGTGGTGGCGCAGGCGGTGGGCGCGCGGGACGAGCCGGCGGTGCGGCGCGCCGTGCAGCGAGGGCTGCTGCTGGCCGCCGCGATCACGGTGCCGGCGACCCTCTTGCTGCTGCCGGTCGAGCCGATCATGACCCTGCTGCGGCAGCCGCCGGGCACGGTGCCGATCGCCGCCGGTTACGTCTATCGATCTTTGCCCGGGCTGCTGCCCTTCTTCGGCTTCGTCGTGCTGCGCCAGACCCTGCAGGCCCACGAGCGGATGCGGCCGATCGTCGTCGTCATGATCGCCGCCAACCTGCTCAACCTCGCCCTCGACATCGTGCTGGTGTTCGGCCTGCTCGGAGCGCCGGCGATGGGCGCCTTCGGGTCGGCGTGGGCCACCTCGGCGTGCCGATTCGTTCTCTTCTTCGGCGTTCTCGCCGCGGACCGCCGGGAGCTGCTGCCGCTTCTGTCGAGGGTCGATCCCGAGACGCTCCGGCTCCAGCCGCTGCTGGCGATGGCGCGCCTCGGCGCGCCGATCGGGATCCAGATCCAGCTCGAGCTGGCGGCGTTCGGCATCATCGGCCTGCTCATGGGAGGGCTCGGCACGGTCGAGATGGCGGCCCACCAGGTGGCGATCAACCTGGCGTCGCTGACCTTCATGGTGCCGCTCGGGGTGGCGTCGGCGGCGGCGGTGCGGGTCGGCCACGCCGTCGGGCGGTCGGACGGCCCCGGAGTGCGGCGCGCCGCGGCCTCCGCCCTGGCCTGCGGGGTCGGGTTCATGGCCTGCACCGCCCTTGCCTTTCTCGGGCTGCCCCGGGGGCTCGCCGGCGCCTACACCTCCGACGCCGCGGTGATCGCCGTGGCGGCAGCGCTGATCCCGATCGCCGGCGTCTTCCAGGTGTTCGACGGGATCCAGGTCGTGTCCTCCGGGATCCTGCGCGGCCTCGGCGACACCCGCGCGCCGATGGTCGTCAACGTCCTCGGGTTCTGGCTGGTCGGCCTGCCGGTCAGCCTGGCGCTCGGCTTCCACGTCGGGCTCGGCCCGCGGGGCCTGTGGTGGGGCCTGGTCGCGGGGCTCGCCGCTGTGGCGTGCCTCCTGCTCCTGCGGATCGCGAGCCGGCTGACGCGGCCGCTGGCGCGGGTGGTCGTCGACGAGCCGTCAGTTGGCTGA
- a CDS encoding metallophosphoesterase: MTGTSLGRRVACAALPAIAALLLVAAGSAVAGETDRQWRFTGVERVVAVGDVHGAYPALLAVLREAGLISDERVWSGGRSHLVMLGDLVDRGPQSRQALTLVMRLQAEAQQAGGRVHLVLGNHEVMNLVGDLRYASPEELAAYAPDEDPQDRKQARKRYAQLALANNLDLRRVREEFDQRYPTGYFGHRRAFSPDGLYGHWLLDQQILVEINDVAFIHGGLSPLLLEVAPDQINRVAMGELREFVAAQRRLIELGAMAPEWNLGEQIGAAQALADSGGGTASAVPGEAVVLARSMLELGNGLVFRPDGPLWYRGTSLNPDSGERPLVDQVLAHLDAAGVVVGHTPSHTTRLLTRFDGAVVIADTGMLESHYEGRPSAVEIRNGQVLAVYPGEGSRPLAPQRWEFTADRFSSDADLEEFLRTAPVAWKEEVGSGSTHPVQIGLADDGRRSKAIFKTVADDGRRYSHEVAAYRLDRLLGLGMVPATVLREIDGAVGSLQLWVENAISEDSRRAEDLQPADPEAFASSLAASKVFDLVIFNIDRNGANMLITPGNWRLHLIDHERAFAAKPPAAAHVRDVRSRLEGWLEERLATLDRDAVHAELAGLLSEDEIAALLARIDLLVPGS, translated from the coding sequence GTGACCGGGACTTCGCTCGGCCGACGGGTGGCCTGCGCGGCCCTGCCGGCGATCGCCGCGCTGCTCCTGGTTGCGGCAGGCTCGGCTGTCGCAGGAGAGACCGACCGCCAGTGGCGCTTCACGGGCGTCGAGCGCGTGGTCGCGGTCGGAGACGTCCACGGCGCCTACCCGGCCCTGCTCGCGGTGCTGCGGGAAGCCGGCCTGATCTCGGACGAGCGCGTCTGGTCGGGGGGGCGCTCCCACCTGGTGATGCTCGGCGATCTGGTCGATCGGGGCCCGCAGTCCCGGCAGGCGCTGACCCTGGTCATGCGCCTCCAGGCCGAGGCGCAGCAGGCCGGGGGCCGCGTTCACCTGGTGCTCGGTAACCACGAGGTGATGAATCTGGTGGGCGACCTCCGTTACGCCAGCCCGGAGGAGCTCGCGGCCTACGCGCCCGACGAGGATCCCCAGGACCGCAAGCAGGCCCGCAAGCGCTACGCCCAGCTGGCGCTGGCCAACAACCTGGACCTCAGGAGGGTGCGTGAGGAGTTCGATCAGCGCTATCCGACCGGCTACTTCGGCCACCGGCGGGCCTTCTCTCCCGACGGGCTGTACGGGCACTGGCTGCTCGACCAGCAGATCCTGGTCGAGATCAACGACGTCGCGTTCATCCACGGCGGGCTGTCGCCGCTGCTGCTCGAGGTCGCGCCGGACCAGATCAACCGGGTCGCGATGGGTGAGCTGCGGGAGTTCGTGGCGGCGCAGCGGCGGCTGATCGAGCTCGGCGCGATGGCGCCGGAATGGAACCTCGGCGAGCAGATCGGCGCGGCCCAGGCGCTCGCCGACAGCGGCGGCGGGACAGCTTCAGCGGTCCCGGGCGAGGCGGTCGTGCTGGCGCGGTCCATGCTCGAGCTCGGCAACGGCCTGGTGTTCCGGCCCGACGGCCCGCTGTGGTACCGCGGGACCAGCCTGAACCCCGACTCCGGGGAGCGGCCGCTGGTCGATCAGGTGCTCGCCCACCTGGACGCGGCCGGGGTCGTGGTCGGACACACCCCGTCCCACACCACCCGCCTGTTGACCCGCTTCGACGGTGCCGTGGTGATCGCCGACACCGGGATGCTGGAGAGCCACTACGAGGGGCGGCCGTCGGCCGTCGAGATCCGCAACGGCCAGGTGCTCGCGGTCTACCCGGGCGAGGGATCGCGGCCGCTGGCGCCGCAGCGCTGGGAGTTCACGGCGGATCGGTTCAGCTCGGATGCTGACCTCGAGGAGTTCCTGAGGACGGCGCCGGTGGCGTGGAAGGAGGAGGTGGGAAGCGGGTCGACCCACCCGGTCCAGATCGGGCTCGCCGACGACGGGCGGCGGTCAAAGGCGATCTTCAAGACGGTCGCCGACGACGGCCGGCGGTACAGCCACGAGGTCGCGGCCTACCGGCTCGATCGGCTGCTCGGGCTCGGGATGGTGCCGGCGACCGTGCTGCGCGAGATCGACGGCGCCGTCGGATCGCTGCAGCTCTGGGTCGAGAACGCGATCAGCGAGGACAGCCGGCGCGCCGAGGACCTGCAGCCGGCCGATCCCGAGGCGTTCGCGTCGAGCCTCGCCGCCTCCAAGGTCTTCGACCTCGTCATCTTCAACATCGACCGCAACGGCGCGAACATGCTGATCACACCCGGCAACTGGCGCCTCCACCTGATCGATCACGAGCGCGCCTTCGCCGCCAAGCCCCCGGCTGCCGCGCACGTCAGGGACGTCCGCTCGCGGCTCGAAGGGTGGCTCGAGGAGCGGCTGGCGACGCTCGACCGGGACGCCGTGCACGCCGAGCTCGCGGGCCTGCTCAGCGAGGACGAGATCGCGGCCCTGCTCGCCCGCATCGATCTGCTGGTGCCCGGGTCGTAG
- the carA gene encoding glutamine-hydrolyzing carbamoyl-phosphate synthase small subunit, with protein MRRGRLRLEDGSVVEGAAFGATGAVAGEVVFNTGMVGYPESLTDPSYAGQILVLTYPLVGNYGVPAFERDADGLPLAFESERIQAAGLVVWERSERYSHARAARSLDDWLKEEGIPGLAGVDTRALTKRLRTGGTMLGAIEPADAAEALPLTDPNATNLVAGVSVDEVTRHAGAAADAPTVVLLDCGAKVSIVRSLLRRGLAVLRVPHDHYFPGERLDGLVISNGPGDPTMCRAAIRNIERALALDVPILGICLGNQLLALAAGAETYKLPFGHRSQNQPCVELLPSGERGRRCVITSQNHGFAVRAASLPDDWRLWFVNANDGTVEGIRHRSKPRWGVQFHPEANPGPVDSAWIFDDFAEAVRRGRR; from the coding sequence ATGCGGCGAGGTCGGCTGCGGCTCGAGGACGGGAGCGTCGTCGAGGGGGCTGCGTTCGGCGCGACCGGCGCGGTTGCCGGCGAGGTCGTCTTCAACACCGGCATGGTCGGCTACCCGGAGTCGCTCACCGACCCTTCCTACGCCGGCCAGATCCTCGTGCTGACCTACCCCCTCGTCGGCAACTACGGGGTGCCGGCCTTCGAGCGCGATGCTGACGGCCTGCCGCTTGCCTTCGAGTCGGAGCGGATCCAAGCCGCCGGCCTGGTGGTGTGGGAGCGCTCCGAGCGCTACAGCCACGCCCGCGCCGCGCGCAGCCTGGACGACTGGCTCAAGGAGGAGGGCATCCCCGGGCTGGCCGGCGTCGACACCCGCGCGCTGACCAAGCGCCTGCGCACGGGCGGAACCATGCTCGGCGCGATCGAGCCGGCCGACGCCGCGGAGGCGCTGCCGCTGACCGACCCGAACGCCACCAACCTGGTGGCGGGCGTCAGCGTCGACGAGGTCACTCGCCACGCCGGCGCCGCCGCCGACGCGCCGACCGTGGTCCTGCTCGACTGCGGCGCCAAGGTCAGCATCGTCCGCAGCCTGCTGCGGCGCGGCCTGGCCGTCCTGCGGGTCCCCCACGACCACTACTTCCCGGGCGAGCGACTCGACGGCCTGGTGATCTCCAACGGGCCGGGCGACCCGACGATGTGCCGGGCCGCGATCCGCAACATCGAGCGGGCGCTCGCCCTCGACGTGCCGATCCTCGGCATCTGCCTCGGCAACCAGCTGCTCGCACTGGCCGCCGGCGCGGAGACCTACAAGCTGCCGTTCGGCCACCGCAGCCAGAACCAGCCGTGCGTCGAGCTGCTGCCGTCGGGCGAGCGCGGCCGGCGCTGCGTGATCACCTCGCAGAACCACGGCTTCGCGGTGCGCGCCGCGTCGCTGCCCGACGACTGGCGGCTGTGGTTCGTCAACGCCAACGACGGCACGGTGGAGGGCATCCGGCACCGGTCCAAGCCGCGCTGGGGGGTCCAGTTCCATCCCGAGGCCAACCCGGGGCCGGTGGACTCGGCCTGGATCTTCGACGACTTCGCCGAGGCGGTGCGCAGGGGGCGGCGATGA
- the carB gene encoding carbamoyl-phosphate synthase (glutamine-hydrolyzing) large subunit, producing the protein MRSDLPRTVLVLGSSALKIGEAGEFDYSGSQAIKALKEEGIRTVLINPNVATIQTSEHLADEVYFVPVTPAFVEQVIEREKPDGILLGFGGQTALNCGVELYRRGVLDRHAVRVLGAPIEAILDTEDRERFIARLSEIGVDVPRSRPTTSVEQAVAAGGEIGYPCMARVAFALGGLGSGICRSPSDLEALARRAFAHTGQVLVEEYLEGWKEIEYEVMRDAADNCITVCNMENIDPMGIHTGESLVVAPSQTLDDEEYHLLREVAIRVVRHLGIVGECNIQYALSPDGGGYRVIEINARLSRSSALASKATGYPLAFVAAKLSLGRALTEVPNSVTRSTCACFEPALDYVVVKAPRWDFRKFPGVEQRIGSAMKSVGEVMAIGRRFEEALQKALRMTETGARGLVLNDRISFDDLPTALAEPTERRIFAVAAAISSGMSTEGIHRITHIDRWFLDKIAGVVEVEERLRARSLETLDRELLREAKQHGFSDAQVAAAIGSDEASVLSRRHDFGLHPSVKQIDTLAAEYPAATNYLYLTYNGAEDDVPYHQEGTVMILGPGAYRIGSSVEFDWCCVNAARTLRSLGYRTLMVNHNPETVSTDYDECDRLYFDELSFEAVTEIYRKETPLGIILSMGGQVPNNLALRCSEAGMRVLGTSPRSIDRAENRHRFSRLLEELGVPQPAWQELTSVEATQRFASEQGYPVIVRPSYVLSGAAMAVAGSDEELNFFLDKAIEISPDHPVVVSKFIENAKEIDVDAVARDGEPVCWAVSEHVENAGVHSGDATLVLPPQRTYLETMRRIRVITTQVARSLEITGPFNIQFLAKDNRVMVIECNLRASRSFPFVSKVLKRNFIDAATRVMMGRPAAADDRSFLDLDYVGVKAPQFSFTRLEGADPTLGVEMASTGEVACLGWDFDEAFLKALIAVGFRFPIGSALLSTGPIESKAAILDSVRRLVGLGVKLYATRGTAEFLEPKGIATETVRWPLEGGRPNALDCIRERKVDLVINIPKHFQKEELTNDYIIRRTAVDFGVPLITNRQLAERLTEALERVAIGELKVRPWREYPG; encoded by the coding sequence ATGAGGAGCGATCTGCCGCGGACCGTGCTCGTGCTGGGCAGCTCGGCGCTGAAGATCGGCGAGGCCGGCGAGTTCGACTACTCCGGCAGCCAGGCGATCAAGGCCCTCAAGGAGGAGGGCATCCGCACCGTCCTCATCAACCCCAACGTCGCCACCATCCAGACCTCCGAGCACCTCGCGGACGAGGTCTACTTCGTCCCGGTGACGCCGGCGTTCGTGGAGCAGGTCATCGAGCGGGAGAAGCCGGACGGCATCCTGCTCGGCTTCGGGGGGCAGACCGCGCTCAACTGCGGCGTCGAGCTCTACCGCAGGGGCGTGCTCGACCGTCACGCGGTGCGCGTCCTCGGCGCGCCGATCGAGGCGATCCTCGACACCGAGGACCGCGAGCGCTTCATCGCGCGGCTTTCCGAGATCGGGGTCGACGTGCCGCGCAGCCGGCCGACGACCAGCGTCGAGCAGGCCGTGGCGGCAGGCGGCGAAATCGGTTACCCGTGCATGGCGCGGGTCGCCTTCGCGCTCGGCGGGCTGGGCTCCGGCATCTGCCGCAGCCCCTCCGACCTCGAGGCCCTGGCGCGCCGCGCCTTCGCCCACACCGGCCAGGTCCTGGTCGAGGAGTACCTCGAGGGCTGGAAAGAGATCGAGTACGAGGTGATGCGGGACGCTGCCGACAACTGCATCACCGTCTGCAACATGGAGAACATCGACCCGATGGGGATCCACACCGGCGAGAGCCTGGTGGTGGCGCCGAGCCAGACCCTCGACGACGAGGAGTACCACCTGCTGCGCGAGGTGGCAATCCGGGTCGTGCGCCACCTCGGGATCGTCGGCGAGTGCAACATCCAGTACGCTCTCTCACCGGACGGCGGGGGCTACCGGGTGATCGAGATCAACGCCCGGCTGTCGCGCTCCTCGGCGCTCGCCTCCAAGGCGACCGGCTACCCGCTCGCCTTCGTGGCCGCCAAGCTCTCGCTCGGCAGGGCGCTGACCGAGGTCCCCAACTCGGTCACCCGCTCGACCTGCGCCTGCTTCGAGCCGGCGCTCGACTACGTGGTGGTGAAGGCGCCGCGCTGGGACTTCCGCAAGTTCCCCGGGGTCGAGCAGCGGATCGGCTCGGCCATGAAGTCGGTGGGCGAGGTGATGGCGATCGGCCGCCGCTTCGAGGAGGCGCTGCAGAAGGCGCTGCGAATGACCGAGACCGGCGCCCGCGGCCTGGTGCTCAACGACCGCATCTCGTTCGACGACCTGCCCACCGCGCTCGCCGAGCCCACCGAGCGGCGGATCTTCGCGGTCGCGGCGGCGATCTCGAGCGGCATGTCGACCGAGGGCATCCACCGGATCACCCACATCGACCGCTGGTTCCTCGACAAGATCGCGGGCGTGGTCGAGGTCGAGGAGCGGCTGCGCGCGCGCAGCCTCGAGACTCTCGATCGCGAGCTGCTCAGAGAGGCCAAGCAGCACGGCTTCTCCGACGCGCAGGTGGCGGCCGCGATCGGCAGCGACGAGGCGAGCGTGCTCTCCCGCCGCCACGACTTCGGCCTGCACCCCTCGGTCAAGCAGATCGACACCCTGGCGGCCGAGTACCCCGCCGCCACCAACTACCTGTACCTCACCTACAACGGCGCCGAGGACGACGTCCCCTACCACCAGGAGGGAACGGTGATGATCCTCGGCCCGGGCGCCTACCGGATCGGCTCGTCGGTCGAGTTCGACTGGTGCTGCGTCAACGCCGCCCGCACCCTGCGCTCGCTCGGCTACCGGACGCTGATGGTCAACCACAACCCCGAGACGGTCAGCACCGACTACGACGAGTGCGACCGGCTCTACTTCGACGAGCTGAGCTTCGAGGCGGTCACCGAGATCTACCGCAAGGAGACGCCACTCGGGATCATCCTGTCGATGGGCGGGCAGGTGCCCAACAACCTGGCGCTGCGCTGCTCCGAGGCCGGGATGCGGGTGCTCGGCACCTCGCCTCGCTCGATCGACCGCGCCGAGAACCGCCACCGCTTCTCGCGGCTGCTCGAGGAGCTCGGCGTGCCCCAGCCGGCGTGGCAGGAGCTGACCTCGGTCGAGGCGACGCAGCGCTTCGCCTCGGAGCAGGGCTACCCGGTCATCGTGCGTCCGTCGTACGTCTTGTCGGGGGCGGCGATGGCGGTGGCCGGCAGCGACGAGGAGCTCAACTTCTTCCTCGACAAGGCGATCGAGATCTCGCCGGACCACCCGGTGGTGGTGTCGAAGTTCATCGAGAACGCCAAGGAGATCGACGTCGATGCGGTCGCCCGCGATGGTGAGCCGGTGTGCTGGGCGGTGTCCGAGCACGTCGAGAACGCCGGCGTGCACTCCGGCGACGCGACCCTGGTGCTGCCGCCCCAGCGCACCTACCTCGAGACGATGCGCCGGATCCGGGTCATCACCACCCAGGTCGCGCGGTCGCTCGAGATCACCGGGCCGTTCAACATCCAGTTCCTGGCCAAGGACAACCGGGTGATGGTGATCGAGTGCAACCTGCGCGCCTCGCGCTCCTTTCCGTTCGTGTCCAAGGTGCTCAAGCGCAACTTCATCGACGCCGCGACCCGGGTCATGATGGGCCGGCCGGCGGCTGCCGACGACCGCTCGTTTCTCGACCTCGACTACGTCGGGGTCAAGGCGCCCCAGTTCTCGTTCACCCGCCTCGAGGGCGCCGACCCCACCCTCGGCGTCGAGATGGCGTCAACCGGCGAGGTCGCCTGCCTCGGCTGGGACTTCGACGAGGCGTTCCTCAAGGCGCTGATCGCGGTCGGCTTCCGCTTCCCGATTGGCAGCGCGCTGCTGTCGACCGGGCCGATCGAGAGCAAGGCCGCGATCCTCGACAGCGTCCGCCGTCTGGTCGGCCTCGGCGTGAAGCTCTACGCGACCCGCGGCACCGCCGAGTTTCTCGAGCCCAAGGGCATCGCCACCGAGACCGTGCGCTGGCCGCTCGAGGGCGGACGGCCCAACGCGCTCGACTGCATCCGCGAGCGCAAGGTCGACCTGGTCATCAACATCCCCAAGCACTTCCAGAAGGAGGAGCTGACCAACGACTACATCATCCGCCGCACCGCCGTCGACTTCGGGGTGCCGTTGATCACCAACCGCCAGCTCGCCGAACGGCTGACCGAGGCGCTCGAGCGGGTGGCGATCGGCGAGCTCAAGGTCCGCCCGTGGCGCGAGTACCCGGGATAA